One part of the Oceanihabitans sp. IOP_32 genome encodes these proteins:
- a CDS encoding DUF4350 domain-containing protein codes for MKKIILLFFIIAALVITAAIVLNVEATRKIDWQESFNEKSDHPYGLSVFYKELPNLFKNNKVRTVYHLPSNYLKVNSRDSSGTHTARGTYIIIGNSNYLDSESIDELLDFVSSGNTLFISDYDFPQKIHDTLNIAIEFTKNTKDSISYQSLKYSNAKDIIIDKNEGDYFFSTFDTLNHVVLGHTKIDYKRVNFIQIPFGKGHLFLHLEPKAFTNYNILKANRYKYVEGVISYLPESDLYFDAHEKIRTPYNRTAKRESNLSWFLEQLSFRWAWYTALIFAILFVIFNAKRRQRIIKIINPLQNTTLNFVKTVSNLYYETQDHKNLVDKKITYFLEHIRTTYNINTSVLDDVFVDKLTSKTGKNRKAIKSLVNYINNLRAKTDFLETDLIELNKRIENLNLKNHGRQ; via the coding sequence ATGAAAAAAATCATCCTTTTATTTTTCATTATTGCTGCTTTAGTTATAACCGCAGCCATAGTTTTAAATGTAGAAGCTACAAGAAAGATAGATTGGCAAGAATCTTTTAACGAAAAGAGCGACCATCCCTATGGCTTGAGTGTGTTTTACAAAGAATTACCTAACCTTTTTAAAAACAACAAAGTAAGAACCGTTTATCATCTACCTAGTAATTATCTAAAAGTAAATTCTAGGGATAGTTCGGGTACTCATACTGCCCGAGGTACTTATATTATTATTGGAAATTCTAACTATTTAGACTCTGAGTCTATAGATGAATTATTAGATTTTGTAAGCTCAGGAAATACGCTTTTTATATCAGACTACGACTTCCCTCAAAAAATTCATGACACTTTAAATATAGCTATTGAATTTACCAAAAACACAAAAGATAGCATATCTTACCAGTCTTTAAAATACAGCAATGCTAAAGATATCATTATCGATAAAAACGAAGGTGATTATTTTTTTAGTACATTCGATACGTTAAATCATGTGGTCTTAGGACATACCAAAATTGATTATAAACGGGTAAATTTTATACAGATCCCTTTTGGAAAAGGTCACTTATTTTTACATTTAGAGCCTAAAGCATTTACCAATTACAATATTTTAAAAGCCAACCGCTATAAATATGTAGAAGGTGTTATTTCTTACCTACCCGAAAGCGACCTATATTTTGATGCCCATGAGAAAATAAGAACCCCATATAATAGAACGGCTAAAAGAGAATCGAACCTGAGTTGGTTTTTAGAGCAATTATCGTTTAGATGGGCCTGGTACACGGCCTTGATTTTCGCTATTTTATTTGTAATTTTTAATGCAAAACGCCGGCAACGCATCATTAAAATTATAAATCCTTTGCAAAACACAACGCTTAATTTTGTTAAAACTGTTTCTAATTTATATTATGAAACTCAAGACCACAAAAACCTTGTAGACAAAAAAATAACCTACTTTTTAGAACATATTAGAACAACTTACAATATAAATACCTCGGTTTTAGATGACGTATTTGTAGATAAATTAACATCGAAAACAGGAAAAAACAGAAAAGCTATTAAAAGCCTTGTGAATTATATAAACAACTTACGAGCTAAAACT
- a CDS encoding stage II sporulation protein M, with protein sequence MREVAFIKQNKEKWLSFEKAVFNNNFKNPDELASQYIQLVNDLAYAQTYYPKSKLVSYLNQLAAKAFQKIYKTKRQNTNRFIDFWKTEVPLVCYQYKKFIYITFIIFFAFTFIGVISAANDGEFIRSILGDNYVNMSLENIEAGDPVAVYKSGSNWGSFIGITVNNLRVGIMAFVLGVFGGVGTLYVMFKNCIMLGSFQYFFYEKGVFWESVRGIWIHGSMEIFAIIIECAAGLILGASILFPGTHSRYTSFKMGAKTGVKILISTFPFTFVAGFLEGYVTRYSNVMPNWLSVGIILTTLGIISYYYLVYPFKVQKTITQISTLTPTIA encoded by the coding sequence ATGAGAGAAGTTGCATTTATCAAGCAAAATAAGGAAAAATGGTTGAGTTTTGAAAAGGCTGTGTTTAATAACAACTTTAAAAATCCAGACGAACTCGCCTCGCAGTACATTCAATTGGTTAACGATTTGGCGTACGCCCAAACTTATTACCCAAAAAGCAAGCTAGTCAGTTATTTAAACCAGTTAGCGGCCAAGGCCTTTCAAAAAATTTATAAAACCAAACGCCAAAACACCAATCGATTTATTGATTTTTGGAAAACCGAAGTACCCCTAGTTTGCTACCAATACAAAAAGTTTATTTATATCACTTTTATTATATTTTTTGCATTTACGTTTATAGGTGTGATTTCGGCAGCCAACGATGGGGAGTTTATACGTTCCATTTTAGGCGATAACTACGTAAACATGTCTTTAGAAAATATTGAGGCTGGCGATCCTGTTGCCGTTTATAAAAGCGGTAGTAATTGGGGCAGTTTTATTGGCATTACCGTTAACAATTTACGTGTGGGAATAATGGCTTTTGTTTTAGGTGTTTTTGGTGGTGTTGGCACGCTTTACGTCATGTTTAAAAACTGTATTATGCTAGGGTCTTTCCAGTATTTTTTTTACGAAAAAGGTGTTTTTTGGGAAAGTGTTCGCGGCATCTGGATTCATGGTTCTATGGAGATTTTTGCTATTATTATCGAGTGCGCCGCGGGTTTAATACTTGGCGCTAGCATTCTGTTTCCAGGTACGCATTCTAGATACACCTCGTTTAAAATGGGTGCTAAAACAGGCGTTAAAATTTTAATAAGTACCTTCCCATTTACCTTTGTAGCCGGTTTTTTGGAGGGTTACGTTACGCGTTATTCTAATGTTATGCCCAATTGGTTATCGGTTGGAATTATTCTAACTACCCTTGGTATAATAAGCTACTACTACTTAGTTTACCCCTTTAAAGTACAAAAAACAATAACCCAAATATCAACTTTAACCCCAACTATCGCTTGA
- a CDS encoding RDD family protein codes for MSELQINTTQNVKIKFTAVGAGERLLAFLIDWAIKVGYLILINRFFGAFDNMDQWSQIAINTVLSFPVMFYTLALESMLEGQTIGKRILKIKVVKIDGYQASFADYVIRWFFRIVDIYVLGLGFFIILFSKKHQRLGDMVAGTAVITLKDNVKISHTILENLKENYKPSYANVIKLSDNDARIIKETFRTARASKDYQTLIKLRKKIVEVTDIKTIKQNTDIEFIAVILKDYNYYTQSM; via the coding sequence ATGTCAGAGTTACAAATTAACACGACCCAAAATGTCAAAATAAAATTTACTGCCGTAGGGGCGGGGGAGCGCTTGTTGGCATTTTTAATTGATTGGGCTATAAAAGTAGGTTATTTAATATTAATAAACAGATTTTTTGGTGCGTTTGATAATATGGATCAATGGTCGCAAATTGCCATTAATACCGTATTGAGTTTTCCTGTTATGTTTTATACTTTAGCCTTAGAATCAATGTTAGAAGGTCAAACCATAGGAAAACGCATTCTAAAAATTAAAGTCGTTAAAATTGATGGTTATCAAGCTTCTTTTGCAGATTATGTAATACGTTGGTTTTTTAGAATTGTAGATATTTATGTATTAGGTTTAGGTTTTTTTATAATATTATTTAGCAAAAAGCATCAACGCTTGGGCGATATGGTTGCGGGAACTGCCGTTATAACATTAAAAGACAACGTGAAAATAAGCCATACCATTTTAGAGAATTTAAAAGAAAACTATAAACCAAGCTATGCCAATGTTATAAAATTATCTGATAACGATGCACGTATTATAAAAGAAACTTTTCGCACGGCTAGAGCTTCTAAAGATTATCAAACCCTAATAAAATTAAGAAAAAAGATTGTTGAAGTGACCGACATTAAAACCATAAAACAAAACACAGATATCGAGTTTATTGCCGTTATTTTAAAAGATTACAACTATTACACCCAAAGTATGTGA
- a CDS encoding trimeric intracellular cation channel family protein — MFLTLDIIGTIAFAISGVLVALSKKMDFFGILIIAFVTAVGGGTLRDILIGNTPVGWMTNMVFSYTIIGSSIFAIVIRNKINYLRTSLFLFDTIGIGLYTVVGIEKGLNAGLDPLICIALGTISACFGGILRDILCNEIPVIFRKEIYATACILGGTVFFVLREFPIQDDIIFIIAGSVVISARLLAVKFKIALPNIYKD; from the coding sequence ATGTTTCTAACCCTAGATATTATAGGAACCATCGCCTTTGCCATTTCTGGTGTACTTGTAGCGCTAAGTAAAAAAATGGATTTTTTTGGTATTTTAATCATCGCTTTTGTTACCGCAGTTGGTGGTGGTACGCTTCGCGACATTTTAATTGGTAATACACCCGTGGGATGGATGACTAATATGGTCTTTTCTTATACAATTATTGGTTCTTCAATTTTTGCTATTGTTATTAGAAATAAAATTAATTATTTAAGAACCTCACTTTTTCTGTTCGACACTATTGGCATTGGGTTATACACTGTGGTAGGTATTGAGAAAGGTTTAAACGCGGGACTAGACCCATTAATTTGCATAGCCTTAGGGACTATCTCGGCATGTTTTGGGGGTATTTTGCGCGATATTTTATGTAACGAAATCCCTGTTATATTCCGAAAAGAAATTTACGCCACGGCCTGTATACTAGGAGGCACCGTTTTTTTTGTACTTCGAGAATTTCCAATACAAGACGATATTATTTTTATAATTGCAGGTTCGGTTGTAATTTCTGCAAGATTATTGGCAGTAAAATTTAAAATTGCGTTGCCAAATATTTATAAAGATTAG
- a CDS encoding pseudouridine synthase, whose product MHRHFVVYKPYGYLSQFKSHDSKQQSKKFLGSLYGFPENAMAIGRLDEKSEGLLFITTNGKTSDFVNSQKVEKEYYALVDGMITEEAIAILKQGVEIGFNGKKYKTKPCKAHKLNEIPNLPNRSQKIRDARHGPTSWVSITLNEGKFRQVRKMTSAVGFPTLRLVRVRIGDYFIGSMQVGDVIEVDGFLR is encoded by the coding sequence ATGCACAGACATTTTGTAGTCTACAAACCCTATGGGTATTTAAGTCAATTTAAAAGTCACGACTCTAAACAGCAATCTAAAAAGTTTCTAGGAAGCCTTTACGGTTTTCCTGAAAATGCTATGGCTATTGGCCGTTTAGATGAAAAATCGGAAGGTTTATTGTTTATTACCACCAATGGAAAAACAAGTGATTTTGTAAACAGCCAAAAAGTAGAAAAAGAATATTATGCGCTTGTTGATGGGATGATTACAGAAGAAGCTATTGCCATTTTAAAACAAGGAGTAGAGATTGGATTTAATGGTAAAAAATATAAAACCAAACCCTGCAAAGCCCATAAGCTAAATGAAATTCCAAACTTACCCAATCGATCACAAAAAATTAGAGATGCTAGGCACGGCCCCACCTCTTGGGTTTCTATCACTTTAAATGAAGGTAAATTTAGACAAGTTAGAAAAATGACATCGGCCGTGGGTTTTCCAACCTTAAGATTGGTACGTGTAAGAATTGGTGATTATTTTATTGGTAGTATGCAAGTTGGTGATGTTATTGAAGTTGATGGGTTTTTGCGTTAA